A window of Streptomyces sp. NBC_01689 genomic DNA:
ATCAAGTGGTCGCGTTCCGGCGAGAAGGTCATCCTGATCCGCCGCGAGACCAACCCCGACGACCTGGACGGCATGATCGCCGCCGAGGGCATCCTCACCTCCCGCGGCGGCAAGACCTCCCACGCGGCGGTCGTCGCGCGCGGCATGGGCAAGACGTGCGTGTGCGGCGCGGAGGAGCTGGAGGTCGACACCAAGCGGCGCCGGATGACGGCACCGGGCGGTGTGGTGATCGAGGAGGGCGACGTCGTCTCGATCGACGGCTCCACCGGCAAGGTCTACCTCGGCGAGGTCCCGGTCGTGCCCTCCCCGGTCGTCGAGTACTTCGAGGGCCGCATGCACGCCGGCGCGGACGACGCCGACGAACTGGTCGCCGCCGTGCACCGGATCATGGCGTACGCGGACCGGGTCCGAAGGCTGCGGGTGCGGGCCAACGCCGACAACGCGGAGGACGCCCTGCGCGCCCGCCGCTTCGGAGCGCAGGGCATCGGCCTGTGCCGTACCGAGCACATGTTCCTCGGCGACCGGCGCGAGCTGGTGGAGCGCCTGATCCTCGCCGACACGGACGAGGAGCGCGAGGACTCCCTCAAGGAGCTTCTCCCCCTGCAGAAGCGGGACTTCATCGAGCTCTTCGAGGCGATGGACGGTCTCCCGGTGACGATCCGTCTCCTCGACCCGCCGCTCCACGAGTTCCTGCCCGACGTGACCGAACTGTCGGTACGGGTGGCGCTCGCGGAGTCGCGCGGCGACGCCAACGAGAACGACCTGCGCCTGCTCCAGGCGGTGCACCGGCTGCACGAGCAGAACCCGATGCTGGGTCTGCGCGGGGTACGCCTCGGCCTGGTCATCCCCGGCCTGTTCACCATGCAGGTGCGGGCCATCGCGGAGGCGGCGGCCGAGCGCAGGAGCGCCAAGGGCGACCCGCGCGCCGAGGTCATGATCCCGCTGGTCGGCACGGTCCAGGAACTGGAGATCGTCCGCGAGGAGGCCGACCGGGTCATCGCGGAGGTGCAGGAGACGACGGGCACCGAGCTGAAGCTCGCCATCGGCACGATGATCGAGCTCCCGCGGGCGGCGCTCACGGCGGGCCAGATCGCCGAGGCCGCCGAGTTCTTCTCCTTCGGCACGAACGATCTCACGCAGACCGTCTGGGGCTTCTCGCGTGACGACGTGGAGGCGAGCTTCTTCACGGCGTACCTGGAGAAGGGCATCTTCGGGGTCTCTCCCTTCGAGACGATCGACCGGGACGGGGTGGGCTCCCTGGTCCGCGCCGCCGCGAAGGCGGGCCGCGCGACGCGTCCCGACCTGAAGCTCGGCGTCTGCGGCGAGCACGGGGGCGATCCCGAGTCGGTGCACTTCTTCCACGAGGTCGGCCTCGACTACGTCTCCTGCTCGCCGTTCCGGATCCCGGTGGCACGCCTGGAGGCGGGCCGCGCGGCGTCGACGTCGAAGGGCAGCGACCACCGGTAGCCTCCGGCGGCCGGACGGACTCCGGGCCCGTCGACCACCGTTCGACCCTCACCGGCGGTGGACGGATCCGGCGTACGAAAGAAGCGGGGCGGCACCTTGTGCGGGGTGCCGCCCCGCCGTGCGTGGGCCTCCGGCCGGTCCACCAGGCGCAAGTCGCCGCGTCCCGGGGCCGGTTGGAACCCCACCCCGAACTCCGCCCGCGCCTCCCGTGCTCCCGGATCACCTGAAGGGATGGCGATCCGACAGACCAAAGGATTCAGAGAGCCCTCCTCACCGCAGGCATGACCCTCGGCCTCGTCATCGGTGTCGCCGCCTACCTCGTGGCCGCCGCCGACCGGGCCGTGGAGCGGCGGGCGCAGGTCACCGCGCTGACCCTGCTCGGCGCGCGGACGCGGACGCTGCGGGCCGCGCAGGTGGCGCAGGTCGTGTCGCCGTTGGTGGTGGGGCTGGTGCCGGCGCTGGTGGTGGGGAGGATGGCGGAGTCGAGCTACCTGGTCATCGGCGGCGGGCCGGTCCTCTGGGACCGCGCCGGGCTGCCGGTCCTGCTCGCCGGCGCGGCCGGTGTCGTGGCCGTCGCCGCCGTCGGCGCGCTGCCGCTGGTCGGACGCCGGATCGACCCCGAGCTGATCCGGCGCCACTGACGGCCCATGGCACCGGGTCGACCCCGAGCCGATCCGGCACCAATGACGTGCCCCCACGACCGGCAGCCGCCGCACCGTCGTGTCGCCACTGACCGGAAGTCGCCGCGCCGCCACTGACCGGCATCCGCCGCACCGTCCTGCCGTCGCGCCGCCGCGCAGGTGGGACCGTGCCCCGAGAAGAGGCGGCAACCGGGTCTTCGGACAGAGCCCGCGGGCGGGGGCCCTGCCCACGCTGTACGCGGCCACCGCGCCCGGCGTGCGCCCCGACTCCTTCACCGGCCCCTCGTTCGCGATGTGGCGCGGCGCGCCCGCGGAGTCCTGGCGGGCGCGCCGGACCCGTGACGACGCGGCGGCCGAGCGTCTCCGGGAGGAGTCCGAGCGCCTCACCGGGGTGGCGTACGGCGCGTTGAAGGCCTGACCGCCCGGCCGTGCCCGGGGCGGCCGGCCGGGCGACGGACCACGCTCACCGTTCCGGCGCCGTCCGCACCTCGTACGTCGTGACCGTCACCGTCCCGTCGTCCAGACAGCGGCCCGACGCCAGGTCGAACCGCTGCTTGAGAAGCGGCGAGGCGACGAAGGGCCGGCCCTGGTGGGAGCCGGTCAGGCCGCGGGAGAGGACCGCCGCGCCGCTGAACGGGTCGCGGTTGTCGATGGCGTACGTCCGGCCCGCCCGGTCGCGGAAGACGGCGGCCTGACGTCCGTCCGGCAGCAAGGCGGCCACCCCCCGCCCGGGGGTCA
This region includes:
- the ppdK gene encoding pyruvate, phosphate dikinase, yielding MSENKDPHVAGSGDSGVGDVKFVYDFTEGNKDLKDLLGGKGANLAEMTNLGLPVPPGFTITTEACKTYLDSGEEPAALRDEVSAHLKALEAGMGKTLGQADNPLLVSVRSGAKFSMPGMMDTVLNIGLSDKSVQGLAQQSGDDRFAWDSYRRLIQMFGKTVLGVDGELFEDALEAAKTAKKVAVDTELEAADLKKLVTKFKRIVKTEAGRDFPQDPREQMDLAIHAVFDSWNTDRAKLYRRQERIPHDLGTAVNVCSMVFGNLGPDSGTGVAFTRDPASGHQGVYGDYLQNAQGEDVVAGIRNTVALAELESIDKKSYDQLMQIMETLENHYKDLCDIEFTIERGQLWMLQTRVGKRTAGAAFRIATQLVDQGLIDEAEALQRVTGAQLAQLMFPRFDDQAKVEQIGRGIAASPGAAVGKAVFDSYTAIKWSRSGEKVILIRRETNPDDLDGMIAAEGILTSRGGKTSHAAVVARGMGKTCVCGAEELEVDTKRRRMTAPGGVVIEEGDVVSIDGSTGKVYLGEVPVVPSPVVEYFEGRMHAGADDADELVAAVHRIMAYADRVRRLRVRANADNAEDALRARRFGAQGIGLCRTEHMFLGDRRELVERLILADTDEEREDSLKELLPLQKRDFIELFEAMDGLPVTIRLLDPPLHEFLPDVTELSVRVALAESRGDANENDLRLLQAVHRLHEQNPMLGLRGVRLGLVIPGLFTMQVRAIAEAAAERRSAKGDPRAEVMIPLVGTVQELEIVREEADRVIAEVQETTGTELKLAIGTMIELPRAALTAGQIAEAAEFFSFGTNDLTQTVWGFSRDDVEASFFTAYLEKGIFGVSPFETIDRDGVGSLVRAAAKAGRATRPDLKLGVCGEHGGDPESVHFFHEVGLDYVSCSPFRIPVARLEAGRAASTSKGSDHR
- the nirD gene encoding nitrite reductase small subunit NirD, whose amino-acid sequence is MTRPPAAQSTKVQLRLGADWLTICDLSALTPGRGVAALLPDGRQAAVFRDRAGRTYAIDNRDPFSGAAVLSRGLTGSHQGRPFVASPLLKQRFDLASGRCLDDGTVTVTTYEVRTAPER